A genomic region of Anopheles coustani chromosome 3, idAnoCousDA_361_x.2, whole genome shotgun sequence contains the following coding sequences:
- the LOC131272386 gene encoding zinc finger protein 732-like encodes MLQLCCRTCLEPKLFSELRSLFDTYNDFVLRDALQELFQIKVQQTDMLSTICKQCVSNLCTARTIRKQFLEGNYKYRQMINTDIPETNDSLENKLPVPTASNSQSLPTVESTTQEDFEVTSNRNPSDIKSKVKCEEISQDSDDESVVYVLGRFDKIDEKNMQLLDYEIELVSNKPKEAAPERYEIIEYEQSDSEECRTESSYSVHPVTRDEENVSKDIELCSESSEPHYIDTGTFNNVQQHESEIEVESTNNTTADLLVQYYCEKCGKIYEHSEQLGEHIVSCKSIRAAKSCEEQVSKPQHYTEAKPSGEAITTSQMCSKTFTRESQLLKHDNLCHQRKLKVSPQDSIPDSGTDVKTKSKNRKSFQCRFCPKAYNASAALVGHENMHTRQQSFFCSVCDRSFAQYTSMRRHMKIHDDIKPHECDICHKYFRQRTVMLAHRRRHTGEKPYVCEVCQKPFRDHSTFSKHRRVHQLKPLSSNIYARKKNMDFALDS; translated from the exons ATGTTGCAGCTGTGCTGTCGAACATGTCTTGAGCCAAAGTTGTTCAGTGAGCTACGGTCTCTTTTCGATACGTACAATGATTTCGTTTTACGAGACGCCTTGCAGGAGTTATTCCAAATTAAG GTTCAACAAACCGATATGCTTTCGACTATTTGCAAACAATGCGTATCAAATTTGTGTACTGCTCGAACTATTCGTAAACAGTTTCTTGAGGGGAACTACAAGTATCGGCAAATGATTAA TACGGACATTCCGGAAACGAATGATTCTCTGGAAAATAAGCTGCCCGTCCCTACGGCAAGCAACAGCCAATCACTACCTACGGTAGAAAGCACAACACAGGAAGACTTCGAAGTAACATCAAATAGAAATCCATCCGATATCAAATCGAAAGTAAAGTGCGAAGAAATATCGCAGGATTCCGATGATGAATCTGTTGTGTATGTGCTGGGACGTTTCGACAAAATTGACGAGAAAAACATGCAACTCTTGGACTATGAAATAGAATTGGTATCAAACAAACCTAAAGAAGCCGCGCCTGAACGGTACGAAATTATCgaatacgaacaaagtgatTCAGAGGAATGTAGAACGGAGAGTTCTTATAGTGTACACCCAGTGACGAGGGACGAGGAAAATGTCAGTAAAGATATTGAACTATGTTCGGAAAGCTCAGAACCACATTATATAGATACAGGTACTTTCAACAATGTGCAACAACATGAATCTGAAATCGAGGTAGAGTCAACAAATAATACCACAGCCGATTTGCTAGTTCAGTATTACTGCGAGAAATGTGGCAAAATCTACGAGCATAGCGAACAGCTGGGAGAGCATATTGTATCATGCAAATCGATACGTGCCGCAAAGTCATGCGAGGAACAGGTATCTAAACCTCAACATTACACTGAGGCAAAACCTTCAGGAGAAGCCATAACTACCAGCCAAATGTGCTCGAAAACTTTCACCCGAGAGTCACAACTATTAAAACACGACAACCTTTGCCATCAGAGGAAATTGAAAGTCTCTCCGCAAGATTCCATCCCGGATTCAGGAACCGATGtgaaaacgaaatcgaaaaatcggaaaTCATTTCAATGTCGATTTTGCCCGAAAGCATACAACGCGTCCGCGGCGTTGGTGGGTCACGAAAACATGCACACCAGGCAGCAGAGTTTCTTCTGTTCGGTTTGCGATCGATCGTTCGCCCAGTACACCAGCATGCGGCGGCACATGAAGATACACGACGATATAAAACCACATGAGTGTGACATCTGCCACAAATACTTCCGGCAGCGTACGGTGATGCTGGCACACCGAAGACGGCATACGGGCGAAAAACCGTACGTGTGCGAGGTGTGTCAAAAGCCCTTCCGTGATCACAGTACGTTTTCGAAGCACCGGCGAGTTCATCAACTGAAACCACTGAGTTCAAATATATATGCgcgtaagaaaaacatggatTTTGCATTGGATagttaa
- the LOC131272385 gene encoding histone-arginine methyltransferase CARMER, which translates to MSEQLARLQGCSVLAMDDSDKLVPKYDHKVTIVCGYDPQGMTLRIVKEGGGGGGQRQLEEFLVNGSDTTHLNRGSTAHLLIIGGELVLIRFASKADCGQFRALLQKISGKVNSVFNLRTEDSSASQYFQFYGYLSQQQNMMQDFVRTSTYQRAIYNNAPDFQNKVVLDVGAGSGILSFFAVQAGAAKVYAVEASNMAQYAQQLVSSNHLSDKIIVIAGKIEEIELPERVDVIISEPMGYMLYNERMLETYLHGKKWLKQPEGKMYPSRGDLHVAPFTDEALYMEQYNKANFWMQTEFHGVNLVALRDAAMKEYFRQPIVDTFDIRICMAKSVRHTTNFLTADEKDLHRIQIDVEFHILETGTCHGLAFWFDVEFGGSCAQIWLSTAPTEPLTHWYQVRCLLQTPIFVKQGQVLSGKVVLAANQRQSYDVEIDLKLEGTMISSSNTLDLKNPYFRYTGAPVPAPPGSNTTSPSEAYWSQLDAQGARNAVNLVNGITVNGLGEVDMSSTIINTNLMAIGGGGGSGNQPNIHPGLISSTGRLQSSSNVQQNQHHHQQQQHQQHHQQQQQQQHQHQQQQQQSTTAQQLAMTPPIGCAATSTQNVAQHQLIGGAISPSLFTSPAQSILNSHLQNHHHGQPIHGNQFY; encoded by the exons ATGAGCGAACAATTAGCACGGTTGCAGGGATGCAGCGTCCTCGCGATGGACGACAGCGACAAGCTGGTGCCCAAGTACGACCACAAAGTGACCATCGTGTGCGGGTACGACCCGCAGGGGATGACGCTGCGGATAGTGAAGgaaggcggtggtggcggcgggcAACGGCAGCTCGAGGAGTTCCTAGTGAATGGGTCGGACACGACGCACCTCAACCGGGGCAGCACGGCGCATCTGCTCATTATCGGCGGCGAGCTGGTGCTGATCCGTTTCGCTTCCAAAGCTGACTGCGGCCAGTTCCGGGCGctgctgcagaaaatttccgGCAAAGTGAACTCAGTATTCAACCTGCGCACGGAGGACTCGTCCGCGTCACAGTATTTCCAGTTCTACGGCTATCTCTCGCAGCAACAGAACATGATGCAGGACTTTGTGCGAACCAGTACGTACCAGCGGGCCATCTACAACAACGCGCCGGACTTTCAGAACAAAGTAGTCCTCGACGTTGGTGCCGGGTCTG GCATTTTGTCGTTCTTCGCCGTCCAAGCCGGCGCTGCCAAGGTGTACGCCGTAGAGGCCAGTAATATGGCTCAATACGCCCAGCAGCTGGTCAGCTCGAACCATCTGTCGGACAAGATCATCGTGATTGCGGGTAAGATCGAAGAGATTGAGCTGCCGGAGCGGGTGGATGTGATCATCTCCGAGCCGATGGGCTACATGCTGTACAACGAACGGATGCTCGAGACGTACCTGCATGGCAAAAAGTGGCTCAAGCAACCGGAAGGCAAGATGTATCCGTCCCGCGGGGACCTGCACGTTGCCCCGTTCACCGACGAGGCGCTCTACATGGAGCAATACAATAAGGCCAACTTTTGGATGCAGACGGAGTTTCACGGCGTGAATCTGGTGGCGCTGCGTGACGCCGCCATGAAGGAATACTTCCGCCAGCCGATCGTCGACACGTTCGATATACGCATCTGCATGGCAAAGTCGGTGCGGCACACGACAAACTTTCTCACCGCGGATGAGAAGGACCTGCACCGCATCCAGATCGACGTCGAGTTTCACATCCTCGAGACGGGCACCTGCCACGGGTTGGCGTTTTGGTTTGATGTCGAGTTCGGTGGCTCCTGCGCCCAGATTTGGCTCTCGACGGCCCCGACCGAGCCGCTGACGCACTGGTATCAGGTGCGCTGTCTACTGCAGACGCCCATCTTCGTCAAACAGGGTCAGGTACTGTCGGGAAAGGTGGTGCTCGCGGCCAACCAGCGCCAGAGTTACGACGTCGAGATCGACCTGAAGCTCGAGGGCACGATGATAAGTTCCTCCAACACGCTCGACCTTAAGAATCCGTACTTCCGCTACACGGGCGCTCCGGTGCCAGCACCGCCCGGTTCGAACACGACCTCACCGAGCGAAGCGTACTGGAGCCAGCTCGACGCCCAGGGGGCTCGAAATGCGGTCAACCTCGTCAACGGAATCACGGTGAATGGGCTCGGCGAGGTCGACATGTCGTCGACGATCATCAACACGAACCTGATGGCGATCGGAGGTGGTGGAGGTAGCGGTAATCAACCCAACATTCATCCCGGTCTGATTTCCAGCACGGGCCGTCTCCAGTCGTCCTCGAACGTTCAGCAGAACcaacaccatcaccagcagcagcagcatcagcagcatcatcagcagcaacaacagcagcagcaccaacatcagcagcaacagcagcagtccACCACGGCCCAGCAGCTCGCCATGACACCTCCGATCGGGTGCGCGGCCACCTCCACGCAAAACGTGGCCCAGCATCAGCTGATCGGTGGCGCCATCTCTCCGTCTCTCTTTACCTCGCCGGCCCAGTCGATCCTCAACAGCCACCTGCAAAACCACCATCACGGTCAGCCGATCCATGGCAATCAGTTCTACTAG